A region from the Thermanaeromonas toyohensis ToBE genome encodes:
- a CDS encoding xanthine phosphoribosyltransferase, translated as MELLKEKISQEGKVISEDILKVDSFLNHQIDPVLMLKVGEEFARRFAQDKVTKVLTVEASGIAVALMTGLALRVPVVFAKKKQPSTIGSDAYCGKVRSFTREEVVDIVVAGSYLGPGDRVLIIDDFLASGEAVRGLIKIIQQAGAELVGVGTVIEKVFQSGGEYLRKQGIRLESLVRIGSLSGGKIEFLN; from the coding sequence GTGGAACTGCTGAAGGAGAAGATAAGCCAGGAAGGCAAAGTAATATCTGAAGATATACTTAAAGTGGATTCCTTTTTAAATCACCAGATAGATCCCGTCTTAATGCTTAAAGTAGGGGAAGAGTTTGCCCGACGCTTTGCTCAAGATAAAGTAACTAAAGTGCTTACGGTGGAAGCTTCGGGAATAGCGGTAGCCCTTATGACCGGCTTGGCCTTGCGGGTGCCTGTAGTATTTGCCAAAAAGAAGCAACCCTCCACCATTGGTTCAGATGCTTACTGCGGAAAGGTGCGCTCTTTTACGAGGGAAGAAGTGGTAGATATAGTGGTAGCAGGCAGCTATCTTGGCCCAGGGGATCGCGTGCTTATTATTGATGATTTTTTAGCTTCAGGTGAAGCAGTTAGAGGGCTTATTAAAATTATACAACAGGCGGGCGCAGAGCTGGTGGGCGTAGGCACCGTAATAGAAAAAGTGTTCCAGAGCGGTGGTGAATATTTGCGGAAGCAAGGTATCCGGTTAGAGTCCCTAGTACGGATAGGTAGCCTCTCAGGAGGAAAGATAGAATTTTTGAATTGA
- a CDS encoding HEPN domain-containing protein, translated as MSIELSRWRLEKAERTFREGEQLLEVGSYNGAINRFYYAAFHAARALLAIKRLDSAKHSGVISLFNREFVKPGLISKEASTTLSILFNLRTEADYDDFKSFTLEETEKAKDAVRSLIDEVSTFLSNISE; from the coding sequence ATGAGCATAGAGTTAAGCCGGTGGCGCCTGGAAAAAGCGGAACGAACCTTTCGGGAGGGAGAGCAGTTACTAGAAGTAGGGTCTTATAATGGGGCTATCAACCGCTTTTACTATGCGGCCTTTCATGCGGCAAGGGCATTGCTGGCGATTAAGAGGTTGGATTCAGCTAAGCATAGCGGTGTTATTTCTCTGTTTAACCGTGAGTTTGTGAAGCCTGGCCTAATAAGCAAAGAGGCCAGCACAACTCTATCAATACTTTTTAATCTGAGGACCGAGGCCGATTATGATGACTTTAAGAGCTTTACCCTGGAGGAGACAGAGAAAGCGAAAGACGCCGTAAGGTCCCTGATAGACGAAGTTAGCACGTTCTTATCTAATATATCAGAATAG
- a CDS encoding globin-coupled sensor protein, with product MAVDILTDKRLLESYHEQLNFLQITEEDLKLMHSQRENFIREADRVVKEFYDYLLKYPYLNSLINKHSTVERLSKTQKEYFISLTDEKIDDNYIRWRLSIGKKHQEIGLYPKWYLGAYRLYIQSIQRIIWEYNREDPELCLRLMEAFIKRIVFDMELAIESYIVDQLDKLTHFHQEIAAVASIISDIADQTKILSLNASIEAARAGEHGRTFAVVAQAVRELAARTSKSAQDIAQKVRENFALLEGMRESR from the coding sequence ATGGCTGTTGATATATTAACGGATAAACGTTTGTTAGAGAGTTATCACGAACAGCTAAATTTTCTTCAAATAACAGAAGAAGATTTGAAGTTGATGCATAGCCAACGGGAAAATTTTATCCGAGAAGCTGACCGGGTAGTAAAGGAGTTTTATGATTATCTTTTAAAATATCCCTATCTTAATTCCCTCATCAATAAGCACAGCACTGTAGAAAGGCTATCTAAAACCCAGAAGGAATATTTCATAAGCCTAACTGATGAAAAGATCGATGATAACTATATCCGTTGGCGGCTGAGCATCGGGAAAAAGCACCAGGAGATTGGGCTTTATCCCAAGTGGTACTTAGGAGCTTACCGCTTGTATATCCAGAGCATTCAACGGATTATATGGGAATATAACCGTGAGGACCCAGAATTATGCCTTCGCCTGATGGAAGCCTTTATTAAGCGTATTGTTTTTGATATGGAGTTGGCTATTGAGAGCTACATAGTAGATCAGCTCGATAAACTTACTCACTTCCATCAAGAGATAGCTGCTGTAGCCTCCATAATCAGTGATATCGCCGATCAAACTAAAATTTTGTCTTTGAACGCTTCTATTGAAGCGGCGCGGGCGGGAGAACATGGGCGAACCTTTGCAGTGGTGGCACAGGCTGTGCGTGAGCTAGCTGCGCGTACCTCCAAGTCGGCCCAAGATATAGCCCAGAAGGTCAGGGAGAATTTTGCTCTCCTTGAAGGGATGCGGGAATCTAGGTAA
- a CDS encoding nucleotidyltransferase domain-containing protein produces MTQNIIPDRADKAIKEFCEFLRRELGANLLGIRLFGSVARGTATPESDIDILVLVQREDSAAREAIIEAAVEVNLKHDVVVSPVIMSADRYSAPLFKETHFYKSLQEEGIPL; encoded by the coding sequence GTGACCCAAAATATTATACCAGATAGAGCCGACAAAGCTATCAAGGAGTTCTGTGAATTTCTCAGGCGAGAGCTAGGTGCGAACCTTTTGGGGATTCGCTTATTTGGCTCGGTAGCCCGCGGCACCGCTACTCCAGAGTCGGATATTGATATACTCGTACTCGTGCAAAGGGAAGACAGCGCTGCCAGAGAGGCCATAATCGAGGCAGCCGTAGAGGTAAATTTAAAGCATGATGTTGTAGTATCGCCAGTAATTATGTCCGCTGATCGCTATTCAGCGCCCTTATTTAAGGAGACGCATTTCTATAAGTCCCTCCAGGAAGAAGGAATTCCTCTATGA
- a CDS encoding response regulator, with protein MENPEQNAPLVLIVEDNPANMRLVCDLLHVHGFRILRAFNALEALKIIRHNPPDLILIDISLKGMDGLSLVKLLKTNPATKNIPIIALTAHAMKQTEEDAYAAGCQGFIVKPINTRSFPSQLREFLSGKHSK; from the coding sequence ATGGAAAACCCAGAACAAAATGCGCCACTGGTACTTATTGTGGAAGACAATCCTGCTAACATGCGTTTAGTATGCGATCTTTTGCACGTCCATGGTTTCCGGATTTTAAGAGCCTTTAATGCACTAGAAGCCCTAAAAATTATTCGCCACAACCCCCCCGACTTAATTTTGATAGATATTTCCCTTAAGGGTATGGATGGTTTATCTCTTGTTAAATTATTAAAAACTAATCCAGCTACTAAAAATATCCCCATTATAGCCCTTACTGCACACGCCATGAAACAAACTGAAGAAGATGCTTATGCTGCCGGCTGTCAAGGTTTTATTGTTAAACCCATTAATACCCGTTCCTTCCCCTCTCAACTCCGTGAATTTCTGTCGGGGAAACATTCAAAGTGA
- a CDS encoding accessory gene regulator ArgB-like protein has translation MGGSSLLNRAAHYLANESGRDVEIILFGLRLFLTSISGYIALIIIALLLRILPYVLAAAITASVFRIFSGGAHASSPLRCNLIGVSVFSVFGYLVKMYFHPNYNYTLLISIPIIMFLVGFYIIYRYVPAETPGKPISSQLQRRYLRIISFSLLTVWGIVSLWELSFVVEIIGRKMILSSCLGMAWQLFTLTPLGYRVVGKMDALLKHFT, from the coding sequence ATGGGCGGCAGCAGTTTATTAAACCGAGCGGCACATTATTTGGCTAATGAATCCGGACGAGATGTGGAGATAATTTTATTTGGTCTGCGCTTGTTTTTAACGAGCATTTCTGGTTATATTGCGTTAATTATTATAGCTTTATTGTTACGAATACTCCCCTATGTATTGGCCGCAGCCATTACTGCTTCTGTGTTTAGGATTTTTTCTGGCGGTGCCCATGCTTCCTCGCCATTACGATGTAATTTAATTGGAGTGAGCGTTTTTTCAGTATTTGGATATCTAGTAAAAATGTACTTCCATCCCAATTACAATTATACGCTACTCATATCTATACCCATTATTATGTTTCTTGTCGGATTCTATATTATTTATAGATACGTTCCAGCAGAAACCCCAGGAAAACCAATTTCCTCTCAGCTGCAAAGAAGGTACTTAAGAATTATCTCTTTTTCCTTGTTAACCGTTTGGGGTATCGTAAGTCTTTGGGAACTGAGTTTTGTTGTAGAGATTATTGGAAGAAAGATGATACTATCTAGCTGTTTGGGCATGGCATGGCAATTGTTCACCCTTACACCATTAGGCTACAGGGTAGTAGGGAAAATGGATGCCTTGCTTAAACATTTTACATAA
- a CDS encoding response regulator, with protein MLRPGIKILVIEDDPNSARLLHDLLTRQGAIVVCENNGPAAMARIEKENFDLILLDLRLPGQNGFVVAEHLRRHPASANLPIIVISAFADRQNRLRAYEAGADIFLSKPIDVQELLLIIKNQVDRKFFKGSVNWAP; from the coding sequence TTGCTAAGACCTGGCATAAAGATATTAGTTATTGAAGACGATCCAAACAGCGCAAGGCTTTTGCACGACCTCCTTACAAGGCAGGGCGCCATAGTTGTCTGCGAAAATAACGGTCCCGCCGCTATGGCGCGGATCGAAAAAGAAAATTTTGATTTAATCCTCTTAGACCTCCGCCTACCAGGACAGAACGGCTTTGTGGTAGCAGAACATTTAAGACGACACCCAGCTTCCGCCAATCTTCCGATAATCGTTATTAGCGCCTTTGCCGATCGTCAAAATCGCTTGCGAGCTTACGAGGCAGGAGCCGATATTTTTTTAAGTAAGCCCATCGATGTTCAAGAGCTCTTGCTTATTATAAAAAACCAGGTAGACCGTAAATTTTTTAAAGGGTCGGTAAACTGGGCTCCCTGA
- a CDS encoding patatin-like phospholipase family protein, whose protein sequence is MRFGLALGGGGLKGVAHLGVLQVLVEHHLYPDLVVGTSAGSIAAALFCSGKISNLKALEELAQFVNSGKNFLKGWPSGLWEGKLLEQILRKTLGTLKFSELRIPMAAVACDLYSGSTVVYTSLTPPRPLPAGIVLGGNIAVWQAVRASISLPGLFSPVPIGPHLLVDGGVTSNVPADIARFLGTSVVIAVDLTTKQTPRSFTHVGEILWRSLEIMGSRLTTTTLALYADLVLSPLKDLKDPPSFWEVRRIKELVEAGITSTRTALPKIKELLGKHTL, encoded by the coding sequence ATGCGTTTCGGTCTCGCCCTGGGAGGTGGGGGGCTTAAGGGGGTAGCCCACCTCGGAGTCCTTCAAGTGCTGGTAGAACACCACCTTTATCCCGACCTGGTCGTGGGTACCAGCGCCGGCTCCATCGCCGCTGCCCTCTTCTGTAGCGGAAAAATATCTAATCTTAAGGCCCTCGAGGAACTGGCTCAATTTGTTAATTCTGGTAAAAATTTTCTAAAGGGCTGGCCATCGGGTCTATGGGAAGGAAAACTCCTTGAACAAATACTAAGAAAAACTTTAGGCACCCTAAAGTTTAGTGAACTAAGAATACCCATGGCCGCAGTCGCTTGCGACCTTTATAGTGGTAGCACAGTAGTTTATACTTCTTTAACCCCTCCTCGTCCTCTTCCAGCCGGAATAGTGTTGGGCGGTAATATCGCTGTTTGGCAGGCGGTTAGGGCTAGCATCTCTTTACCAGGTCTTTTTTCCCCTGTCCCTATAGGACCTCACCTACTAGTAGATGGGGGTGTAACCAGCAACGTCCCTGCTGATATTGCGCGCTTCCTAGGTACCTCCGTTGTAATTGCGGTAGACCTTACTACCAAACAGACACCGCGTTCCTTTACCCATGTTGGGGAAATTCTATGGCGAAGTCTAGAGATAATGGGCAGCCGTTTGACAACGACAACCCTAGCTCTTTATGCCGACTTGGTTCTCTCCCCCCTTAAAGACCTAAAGGATCCCCCAAGTTTCTGGGAAGTTCGCCGTATTAAGGAGTTAGTGGAGGCAGGAATAACCTCTACCCGCACAGCCTTGCCTAAGATTAAGGAATTGTTAGGAAAACATACTCTCTAA
- the ltrA gene encoding group II intron reverse transcriptase/maturase, with amino-acid sequence MEQVVERSNMLAALRRVERNGGAPGVDGIPTERLRDQIRAEWPRIREELLTGTYRPKPVRRVEIPKPGGGKRLLGIPTAMDRLIQQALLQVLTPIFDPQFSEASYGFRPGRRAHDAVRRARQYVEEGYEWVVDLDIEKFFDRVNHDILMARVARKVTDKRVLTLIRRYLQAGVMVNGVVVETVEGTPQGGPLSPLLANILLDDLDKELEKRGHKFVRYADDCNIYVKSKRAGERVMASIRKFLQERLKLKINEQKSAVDRPWKLKFLGFSMHKRKTGEILIRLAPQTIERVKGKIREITARNKPVSMAERIERLNAYLGGWIGYFALAETPSVFEEIEGWMRRRLRMCLWKQWKRVRTRYRELRALGLPEWVVHQFANARKGPWWMAHGPMNRALGNAYWQSQGLMSLTERYSCLRQAW; translated from the coding sequence ATGGAGCAGGTGGTGGAAAGAAGCAACATGCTGGCCGCTTTGAGGCGGGTAGAGCGGAACGGAGGCGCGCCCGGCGTAGATGGCATCCCGACCGAACGGCTTCGGGACCAAATTCGTGCCGAATGGCCGCGCATCCGGGAGGAATTGCTTACAGGTACCTATAGGCCTAAGCCCGTGCGCCGGGTCGAAATCCCGAAACCCGGGGGAGGCAAGCGGCTATTAGGGATACCTACCGCAATGGACCGCCTGATCCAGCAGGCTCTCCTGCAAGTATTGACGCCCATTTTCGACCCGCAGTTTTCGGAGGCCAGTTACGGGTTTCGGCCTGGGAGGAGAGCCCATGATGCGGTAAGGAGAGCGCGTCAATACGTGGAAGAAGGATACGAATGGGTCGTGGACCTGGACATAGAGAAATTCTTTGACCGGGTCAACCACGACATACTCATGGCCCGAGTGGCCCGAAAAGTGACAGATAAGAGAGTGCTTACCCTTATCCGTCGCTATCTCCAGGCAGGTGTCATGGTAAACGGGGTGGTCGTAGAGACGGTGGAAGGGACGCCGCAGGGCGGGCCTTTAAGTCCACTTTTGGCCAACATACTCCTGGACGACCTGGACAAAGAACTGGAGAAGAGGGGCCACAAGTTTGTCCGCTATGCTGATGACTGCAACATTTACGTCAAGAGCAAGCGGGCGGGGGAGAGGGTCATGGCAAGTATCCGTAAGTTCCTGCAGGAACGGTTGAAGCTCAAAATTAACGAGCAGAAAAGTGCGGTAGACCGGCCGTGGAAACTGAAATTCCTGGGGTTTAGCATGCACAAGCGCAAGACAGGAGAAATTCTTATCCGCCTGGCGCCTCAGACCATCGAGCGGGTGAAAGGGAAAATTCGGGAGATAACTGCCCGGAATAAACCCGTGAGTATGGCCGAACGCATAGAGCGTCTCAACGCCTATTTGGGCGGGTGGATAGGATACTTTGCCCTGGCCGAAACGCCCAGCGTTTTTGAGGAGATAGAAGGCTGGATGCGGAGGAGGCTGCGCATGTGCCTCTGGAAGCAGTGGAAGCGAGTACGGACCAGATATCGGGAGCTACGCGCATTGGGACTGCCGGAATGGGTGGTACATCAATTTGCTAATGCTCGCAAAGGGCCATGGTGGATGGCTCATGGTCCAATGAATAGAGCCCTGGGTAATGCCTATTGGCAGTCCCAGGGCCTCATGAGCTTAACCGAACGCTATTCTTGTCTTCGTCAAGCTTGGTGA
- a CDS encoding recombinase family protein, translating into MQAAIYLRVSTEEQVKHGYSLAEQREACYRRAISLGAAVILEFADEGVSGATLDRPGLNALREAVQEGRIDVIIVRDPDRLSRRLAHQLLLTEEFEKAGVRLDFLDFTWQDTPEGRMFYAIRGAIAEFEKEKIRERMIRGKTQKARQGGIPIGFYNYGYNYDPERGKVSILEEEAAVVKNIFQWFVQEDIGVNGVAKRLNDLGIPTRKRQGLWHRMVVRQILTNPVYTGRWRYKDIDISVPPIIDPNLWEKAQKKLKEARRLWAGRGRHNYLLSGLITCADCGNSMTGVSSKWWGVRERRYTCRKNSQGTKNPGCRPLKMLLAEPLENVVWEQVCSWLKDPERLVKAALESSPQVEEISKEIERIEKHLKEVEKGKVAILDALASGLLELDDQTKNKLAELKRRKESLEQRHRELMAVFQGAGTLEQRTEELRRLAQEVLSRLNDLDFTSKKSLIRALVTQVIISGRVSSGRYNLSEVNITVLAKIPRPETDNSLCRRIIIPAASMDRYDQ; encoded by the coding sequence GTGCAGGCAGCAATCTACCTAAGAGTTAGCACAGAGGAGCAGGTAAAGCATGGTTATAGCCTGGCGGAGCAGCGTGAGGCTTGCTACCGTCGGGCTATTTCGTTAGGTGCCGCGGTGATATTAGAATTTGCTGATGAAGGTGTGAGTGGGGCCACCCTGGACAGGCCGGGGTTGAACGCTTTACGTGAAGCAGTTCAAGAAGGCCGTATAGACGTTATAATCGTGCGCGACCCGGACCGCTTATCCAGGAGATTGGCGCACCAGCTACTTCTCACGGAGGAATTTGAGAAGGCTGGAGTACGGCTTGATTTCCTGGACTTCACCTGGCAGGATACCCCGGAAGGCCGCATGTTTTATGCCATCAGAGGGGCTATTGCTGAGTTTGAAAAAGAGAAGATCCGTGAGCGTATGATCAGGGGGAAGACCCAGAAGGCCAGGCAGGGTGGTATTCCCATAGGTTTTTACAACTATGGCTACAACTACGACCCGGAGAGGGGCAAAGTGTCGATATTGGAAGAAGAAGCAGCGGTGGTGAAGAATATTTTCCAGTGGTTTGTTCAGGAAGATATAGGGGTTAATGGTGTGGCTAAGCGGTTAAATGATTTAGGAATACCGACCCGTAAACGACAAGGTTTATGGCACCGGATGGTAGTAAGACAGATATTAACTAATCCGGTATATACGGGAAGGTGGAGATATAAAGATATAGATATTTCAGTTCCTCCCATCATTGACCCTAACCTTTGGGAGAAAGCCCAAAAGAAATTGAAGGAGGCCCGGCGCTTATGGGCAGGTCGAGGTCGACACAATTATCTCTTAAGTGGGTTGATTACCTGCGCTGATTGCGGCAACAGCATGACCGGGGTATCCTCTAAATGGTGGGGGGTTAGGGAACGGCGATATACTTGCAGGAAAAACAGCCAAGGCACAAAAAATCCGGGGTGCAGGCCTCTCAAGATGCTTTTGGCAGAACCCCTGGAGAACGTGGTGTGGGAACAGGTTTGTTCTTGGCTTAAGGACCCTGAGAGGCTGGTTAAAGCTGCCTTAGAATCTTCCCCCCAGGTGGAAGAGATAAGTAAGGAGATAGAGCGCATTGAGAAGCATTTAAAAGAAGTTGAGAAGGGAAAGGTGGCCATCCTGGATGCACTGGCTTCTGGCCTCCTAGAATTGGATGATCAAACAAAAAATAAATTGGCTGAGTTAAAACGGCGAAAGGAAAGTTTGGAGCAGCGCCATAGGGAGCTTATGGCTGTCTTCCAAGGGGCTGGAACCCTAGAACAAAGGACAGAGGAGTTACGCAGATTGGCCCAGGAGGTATTAAGTAGGCTAAATGACCTGGATTTTACGTCCAAGAAATCGCTAATCAGGGCACTGGTGACACAGGTTATCATTTCAGGACGTGTCAGCTCCGGAAGGTATAACCTGTCGGAAGTAAACATTACAGTTCTGGCTAAAATACCTCGGCCGGAGACTGATAATAGCCTTTGCAGGCGGATCATCATCCCGGCGGCTTCGATGGACAGGTACGATCAGTGA
- a CDS encoding IS110 family transposase: MQKAEKKALVYGNVLIVGVDVAKKNHYARIYNSMGIDVVKPFYFHNSREGFCRLLGKISEAKEKEKAERIIIGMEPTGHYWKPLAYFLKEAGYTVVIVNPYHVKNSKEMEDNSQDKNDRKDAGLIAQLVKEGKFLHCILPEGIYAELRTLYITRQQEHKKLNAALCQLKAIVDEYFPELMEVFKSLLGKAAQWVLRNCPFPKDILSLKLEELEEGLKQASNSRVGIKRALALRQAAEKSIGVKEGLEGAKVKLQACLEEIEFYQGQIRKTEEAMGRYLEETGLANYLLSIPGVGVVTAAGFLGEIGDPAKYQHWRQIRKLAGYNLTAQKSGKKQKAKTTISKRGRPGLRNLLYQVSLILVAKNKEFKALYHYFLKRPENPLTRKQALVAVALKLVRVMFTLITQKKEYDASKVLGKYREEQLKKVA; this comes from the coding sequence ATGCAAAAGGCCGAAAAGAAAGCCTTAGTTTATGGCAACGTGCTGATCGTGGGAGTGGATGTAGCTAAGAAAAACCATTACGCCCGGATATATAACAGCATGGGTATCGACGTAGTAAAACCGTTCTACTTTCATAATAGCAGAGAAGGTTTCTGCCGTCTACTAGGGAAAATAAGCGAAGCCAAGGAGAAAGAGAAGGCGGAACGTATCATTATAGGCATGGAACCCACAGGACACTACTGGAAACCTCTAGCCTATTTCCTAAAAGAGGCAGGTTACACTGTAGTAATTGTAAATCCTTATCACGTTAAAAACAGCAAAGAGATGGAAGACAATAGCCAAGACAAGAACGACCGCAAGGATGCAGGCCTTATAGCCCAACTGGTAAAAGAGGGCAAATTCTTGCACTGCATCTTACCGGAAGGGATATATGCAGAACTGAGGACCCTTTATATTACCCGGCAGCAGGAACACAAAAAACTTAACGCTGCCCTCTGCCAGCTTAAAGCCATAGTAGATGAATATTTTCCCGAGCTAATGGAAGTATTTAAGAGTCTTTTAGGCAAGGCAGCCCAGTGGGTCTTAAGGAACTGTCCCTTTCCTAAGGACATATTAAGCCTAAAGTTAGAAGAACTAGAAGAAGGGCTAAAACAGGCCTCGAACAGTAGAGTAGGGATAAAGAGGGCTCTTGCTCTAAGGCAAGCAGCAGAAAAGAGCATAGGTGTTAAAGAAGGGCTAGAAGGGGCTAAAGTCAAACTTCAAGCCTGCTTGGAAGAAATCGAGTTTTACCAAGGTCAAATAAGGAAGACAGAGGAAGCCATGGGGCGATACCTAGAGGAGACAGGTTTAGCGAATTATCTTTTAAGCATTCCTGGGGTAGGGGTAGTAACAGCGGCAGGCTTTTTAGGGGAGATAGGTGACCCAGCGAAATACCAGCACTGGAGACAGATACGGAAACTAGCTGGTTATAACCTAACGGCCCAGAAATCGGGGAAGAAACAGAAGGCCAAGACCACCATATCCAAGAGGGGTCGGCCGGGGCTAAGGAATCTACTTTACCAGGTGAGCCTTATTCTAGTGGCTAAGAACAAAGAATTTAAAGCGCTATATCACTATTTCCTAAAGAGGCCGGAAAATCCTTTAACGAGGAAGCAGGCTCTAGTAGCTGTGGCTTTAAAGCTAGTGCGGGTGATGTTTACCCTTATTACCCAGAAGAAGGAATATGATGCCAGCAAAGTATTAGGGAAATACCGGGAAGAACAACTAAAGAAAGTAGCTTAA
- a CDS encoding sensor histidine kinase: protein MKKRWLLFVDLLLLQLFLFLLLAYNYVFDVFTSFRIPIFVVLCIIIASMISSLWVVQEMLRLADKEREAEKIMVRLEEAERLITTLRSKHHDFINHLQVILGLIQMKRDNEAVDYIKRLSKDLIQIEKLVCLERPEVAALISSKLATISYLQASLEITTNLAGLSISPEKLVSILGNLLDNAIYETSFYAEKWLKIRIDEEADWFVFEITNPGTIAPEIQERIFEPGFTTKREKGSGMGLFIVKNLVIECGGIISFDSRVEEGITVFTVRLPKSPCRQVLTLNTIQKTR from the coding sequence ATGAAGAAAAGGTGGCTATTGTTTGTAGACCTGCTCCTACTGCAGTTATTCTTGTTCCTTTTATTAGCTTATAATTATGTTTTTGATGTTTTTACGAGTTTTAGAATACCCATTTTCGTTGTTTTGTGTATCATCATTGCTTCGATGATTTCAAGTCTTTGGGTAGTCCAGGAAATGCTAAGGTTAGCCGATAAGGAAAGGGAAGCCGAAAAGATAATGGTAAGATTGGAAGAAGCCGAGAGATTGATCACTACCTTGAGGTCTAAGCATCATGATTTTATAAACCACTTACAAGTAATATTAGGACTTATCCAAATGAAGCGAGATAATGAGGCGGTTGATTATATTAAGCGACTATCTAAGGACTTGATTCAAATAGAAAAGCTTGTCTGTTTGGAAAGACCGGAGGTTGCTGCTCTTATTAGCAGCAAGCTGGCAACCATTAGTTATCTACAAGCTTCGTTAGAAATAACTACTAACTTAGCCGGGCTTTCTATATCTCCAGAAAAGCTGGTAAGTATTCTGGGCAATTTGCTTGATAATGCTATTTATGAGACGAGCTTTTATGCTGAGAAATGGCTTAAAATAAGAATTGACGAAGAAGCTGATTGGTTTGTATTTGAAATAACCAATCCCGGTACTATTGCGCCTGAAATTCAAGAAAGGATCTTTGAACCTGGATTTACGACCAAGAGAGAGAAAGGGTCTGGCATGGGTTTGTTTATTGTTAAGAATTTGGTGATTGAATGCGGTGGAATCATTTCTTTTGACTCGCGAGTTGAGGAAGGAATAACAGTATTTACGGTAAGGCTACCTAAGAGCCCATGTAGACAGGTATTAACTCTTAATACAATTCAAAAAACTAGATAA
- a CDS encoding AgrD family cyclic lactone autoinducer peptide translates to MRRVLIILAATLLSLLAFANVAAATGPWSYQPEVPNKLLK, encoded by the coding sequence ATGAGGCGGGTTCTAATTATTTTAGCGGCGACTTTGCTCAGTTTACTGGCTTTTGCCAATGTCGCTGCTGCTACCGGTCCGTGGTCCTACCAACCTGAAGTGCCTAACAAGTTACTTAAGTAG